Within Streptomyces antibioticus, the genomic segment CATATCGGTCGGGATCCGACACCGCCCGCCCTGACCAGGGCGCCTCCCGGGCGAGTGCATTCGGGCCCGGGCGGACGTGGGGGCTATCGGTGATCGAAACGTGACCGGATACGCTGACTTGAGTGAGCGCAGAGACCTATCGACAAACCGCGTAATCGCCCGTAGACACCAGCAGACAGGAGACCCCTCGTGACCGTCGTCGAGCCGTTCGGGCTGAGCGTGCGGGACCAGGCTCTGGAAGCCGATGTCCAGGCCGGACTGGCGGCTGTCGAGGAAGGCTTGCTCGAGGCCACCAAGAGTGAGGTTCCGTTCATCACGGAAGCCGCACAGCACCTCCTGCGGGCCGGCGGGAAGCGGTTCCGCCCGCTGCTCGTGATGCTCGCGGCGCGCTTCGGCGACCCGTACGCGCCGGGGGTCGTGCCGTCCGCCGTGGTGGTCGAGCTGACCCATCTGGCGACCCTGTACCACGACGACGTCATGGACGAGGCGGCCGTGCGGCGCGGGGTGCCCAGCGCCAACGCCCGCTGGGGCAACTCCCTCGCCGTCCTCACCGGCGACTTCCTCTTCGCGCGGGCCTCGCACATCCTGGCCGACCTCGGCCCCGAGGCCGTACGGGTCCAGGCCGAGGCGTTCGAGCGGCTGGTCACGGGCCAGATCCTGGAGACCGCGGGACCGGTCGACGGACGGGACCCGGTCGAGCACTACCTCGACGTGCTCGGCGGCAAGACCGGCTCACTGGTCGCGGTCTCCTGCCGCTTCGGCGCGATGATGTCCGGCGCCGACGACACGGTCGTCGACGTGCTCACCCAGTACGGCGAGCGGCTCGGCGTCGCCTTCCAGTTGGCGGACGACGTC encodes:
- a CDS encoding polyprenyl synthetase family protein — encoded protein: MTVVEPFGLSVRDQALEADVQAGLAAVEEGLLEATKSEVPFITEAAQHLLRAGGKRFRPLLVMLAARFGDPYAPGVVPSAVVVELTHLATLYHDDVMDEAAVRRGVPSANARWGNSLAVLTGDFLFARASHILADLGPEAVRVQAEAFERLVTGQILETAGPVDGRDPVEHYLDVLGGKTGSLVAVSCRFGAMMSGADDTVVDVLTQYGERLGVAFQLADDVLDIASASHESGKTPGTDLREGVPTLPVLRLRERAARQGLPEDVALCELLDSDLSDDARLAEAVAALRDHPALEQARRDTVRYAKEARAALAPLPECDAKSALTELCDAVVHRAG